Part of the Brachyspira hampsonii genome is shown below.
GCCTACCTTCGCTGCTGATAAAAATACCCACTCTGGTTTTTCTTTTTCAAAAAAATTAAATACTTTTTCTCTATCTCTTAAATCTAATTCTGAATGTGATTTTCTTATTATATTACTATATCCGTTTTTAGTAAGAACTCTGTCTATAGCACTTCCCACTAAACCTCTATGACCTGCTATGTATATTTTCATATTTTTATCCATAAATATTATTTCCTTTTATTTATCTTTTCCTGTTATAGCTTCTACAATGTTCACCAAATTTCCTATAGAACGATTGAAATACACCAATACATCTCCGTATAGATGTGCATTTAAAGCAGGTATTAATGATTTATCAACATTATCATAATGTCTTTCTCTGGCTTCATAATAAAATCCTTTAATCTGATGATATTTTTCCATAGCCTCATCATAAGTCTTTTCTTTGTTTAAAGAATAATATTCAAGTATTAATCCTGCCAAATAATCTATAAAATCTTTATTATTATGGAGCATTTTTATTATATCTTCTTTTTGCGTTTCATTGAATGATGTTTTCTTTTCATTTCCTTTAATAATAGCCTTTCCTAAATCTTTTAAATTATCCCCTAAATTCTCATAATATGTACTTATATTAATAAGAGAAGCAATATTAGCTGAATTTAAAGTATTTTTACCTAGTAATTTTAATAAAAAAGCATGAATTTCCTGATCCGTATTATCCAGCATTTTTTCATGATCCCTTATCTTTGTAAGAAGCCTTTCGCTAGGATTATCAAATAATTGCTCTATTCTTGCAAGCATTTTTTTAGCAATATCTCCCATATATGTTACTTCTTTCCTTACTTCTATTTCAGCAGAAACAGGCATATTAAGAAGTTTATCAGAAAGAACACTGACATGCTTTTCATCTTCTTTATCTTTAATAATGAAACAAACTATCTTTTCTAATTTTTCTGTTAGGAAATAAAATACTATAACATTTATAATATTAAACATAGTATGTGCAGCCGCTATATAAAATGATATATTGACATACTTATTATTTACTACAAGATTAGGATCTCCTATATTCATAAATCCCACAATTATATCAACTAATTTTATATAATATGGGAATAGGAAGAACATATATATAACACCAAATATATTAAATAAACAATGCACTAAAGCAGCTCTTTTGGCATTAGTGGAAGCTCCCAAAGTGGCTAAAACAGCTGTAATTGTAGTACCTATGTTTTGCCCTAATATTAAAGCAACACCTGTAGGATAGTCTATTAAACCAACTGAAGCTAATGATATAGTTACCCCCAAAGCTGCACTGCTTGATTGTATTATAGCTGTTACAACCATACCTATTACTACACATAGGAATCTTCCGTACATAGTATCAGCATTGGCTATTAAAAATACTTTTTCAAAATCTTCAGAACCTCTTACACCTTCAAATGCAGTTTTCATAAGTATAAGTCCATAGAATATCATACCAAATCCCATCAATATTTCACCGAAAAATCTTAGTTTTCTATTCTCTGAACCGAATATTACTATTATAGAACCTATACCTAAAGAAGGCAATGCTAGTACATCTATATTCAATGATATTATCCAACCTGTAACAGTTGTACCTATATTTGCTCCTAGTATTATATTAATAGCCTGTGATAAAGTAAGCAAATTCGCATTTACAAAACTTACAGTCATTACCGTAACTGCACTGCTTGACTGAACTATTGCCGTTATAAGAAAACCTAATGATATCCCTAATATTTTATTCTGAGTTACTTTATGAAGTATATCTTTTAATGCATTTTCTGTACTTTCCTGAAGTCCGTCTGAAAAAACTTTAAGACCGTACATAAAAAGTCCGAATCCGCCTACTAAATAAAAAGACAATGTTAAAAGCATATATGTATCCTATAAATTTTATAAAACTAGGAGTGCTTAGAATATCATAAATAGATAAAAAGTCAATCAAAATAAATTATTATGTTAACAAAGTCTAACATTTATATGCTTTTATCTAAAAATAATATACGATAATATATACAAATAAATAATATAATTGTTTCAAAAGTAGTTGACAAGATTAATTATGAAAATTATTTAATTTTAAAATTATAAATATTATGTTTTACATGTAGTATAGGCTATTATTTTAATGTATGAATACACATTCTTTCTCCTGCTTACATATGTCATAGATAAGTTTTGTGAAGCGGACTTCGTTAGCACGCATGATGAGGAGTAAAGCATCAAAAAATAAGCTATGTTGCCGGGGCATAATTTATAAAAATACTATAAATTAAAACATTAGAATCACTTATTAATCAAGTTTTAAAATAAGCCTGTACTATAAAATTATTTAATATAGAATTCAAAAAGTACAGATATATGTTATCAGACTTATATATTTTATTAAATTTTCATTTTTCTCTAATAAATATATTAGTTTTTACGGTTAATATTTTTATTTAATAATAATATTGCCTTAATATAACCTTAAATTTTTTCCATAAAATACAACATTTCAGACTATTTTTTCAAATTTTCATATAAAAAATTGAAATTTATAAAAAAAATAATAATTTAATAAAAAAACCGGTAACATTACTATTGACAATAATACTATTTAGTATATAATGTTTTCAACAAATAAAAATTAAAAATAGGGGGATTAACTATGAATGAACAATTAGAAGCTATTTATAACAAAATAGTGAAAAGAAATCCTGGCGAAGTAGAATTTCACCAAGCAGTTAAAGAAGTATTAAACACTTTGGAAGTTGTATTAAAGAAAAAACCTCATTATGTTGAACAAAAAATAATTGAAAGAATGTGCGAACCTGAAAGACAAATAATGTTCAGAGTACCTTGGATGGACGATAAAGGCGAAATACAGGTAAACAGAGGATTCCGCGTACAGTTTTCAAGTGTAATAGGACCTTATAAAGGCGGACTTCGTTTTCACCCATCTGTTTATTTAGGTATTATTAAATTCTTAAGTTTTGAGCAAATATTCAAAAATGCTCTTACAGGATTACCTATAGGCGGAGGTAAAGGCGGTTCTGACTTTGACCCTAAAGGAAAAAGTGATAATGAAGTTATGCGTTTCTGCCAAAGCTTTATGACAGAGCTTCAAAGACATATAGGTTATGATATTGATGTACCTGCTGGAGACATAGGAGTTGGCGGAAGAGAAATAGGTTATTTATTCGGACAGTATAAAAGACTTAAAAACAGATTTGAGCCAGGTGTATTAACAGGAAAAGGTTTAGGTTACGGCGGTTCTTTAGTTCGTACTGAAGCTACTGGTTACGGACTTGTATATTTCACTGACCTTATGCTTAAAACTAATGGAAAAAACGGCTTTGAAGGTAAAAAAGTTGTAGTTTCTGGTTCTGGTAATGTAGCTATATATGCTATGGAAAAAGCTGCTCAATTAGGTGCTAAAGTTGTTGCTTGTTCTGACTCTAACGGAGTTATTTATGATGAAAACGGCATTAATTTAGATACTGTAAAAAGATTAAAAGAAGTAGAAAGAAAAAGAATTAAAGAATATGCTTCTGCTCATTCTTCTGCTAAATATTTAGAAAATGGAAATATTTGGGACATTGCCTGCGATATTGCTATGCCTTGTGCTACTCAAAATGAGCTTGATGCTAAAAGTGCTGAAACATTGGTTAAAAATGGATGTATATCTGTTACTGAAGGTGCTAATATGCCTGCTACTCCGGAAGCTGTTGAAGTATTCCAAAAAGCTGGAGTATTATTCGCACCAGGAAAAGCTACAAATGCTGGTGGTGTTGCTACTTCTGCCTTAGAAATGCAGCAAAATGCGTCTATGGATAAATGGGAGTTTGATTATACTGATAACAAACTTAAAAATATTATGACTAATATACACAATACTTGTTATCAAACTGCTGAAGAATACGGTTGTAAAGGCGACTATTTGAAAGGTGCTAATATAGCCGGATTTGTTAAAGTAGCTGATATAATGATACCTTACGGTTTAGTTTAATACTTTATAGTTTTTGGTAATGCTGTTAGTATAAAAATACTGACAGCATTATGTTTTTTTAAATAGTTCTAAAACAATCTAATATAAACTCATCAAATATTAAAAAATTATTTCTCTTTAGCTTGTGTAACCTCTCCAAAAAAATACAGCATTTATAAAAAATAAAAAATTTTTAATAAATTCAATTTTATTATATAATATAAGCAATGTTTTAAAAATTATGTTTAGGATTTATTAATATGAACAAAATAGAAAACTATTTTTTACAGCAAAATAAAATAAAATTTTCAAATGTTGTATGCAGTCAGCATAATAAAAAAATAGTATTAAGAAATCCAAAAAAAGCAAAACAAGCAGTAAAAAAAGAAGAAAAAGATATTAAGAATGAAGGCATAGAATTAATGAAAGAAATAAAAAATGAAGATTTAAAAAAGATATATAGCGAAGTAGAAAAATGCATGAAATGTGAGGCATTATGCAATAGAAGATTAAATGTGGTATTTGGACGAGGAGATGAAGAGCCTGATATAGTATTTGTAGGAGAGGCACCGGGGGCAGACGAGGATAAACAAGGACTTCCATTCGTAGGAAGAGGCGGAAAACTTCTTGATAAATGGATTGAAAGACTTAATATAAATAAAGAAAAATACTATATAATGAATGCTCTGAAATGCCGTCCTCCTGAAAACAGAGATCCTTTGCCTGAAGAAAAAGCCAACTGCAGAGATTTTTTTGTAACTCAATTACAGATACTTAATCCTAAAATAATATGTGCATTAGGCCGTCATGGATTCGGTAATTTAATAGATTTTGACTTAAAAACTCCTTTCGGAAAAGCTAGAAATAAAGTACATTACTACAATAATAATGGAAAAGATGTGCCTGTAATAGCTACTTATCACCCTGCTTATATTTTAAGGAATCAAAAAGAGGAAGATAAAGTCATAGCAGATTTGGAGTTTATGCTTAGCGAACTTGATAAAGTTAGAAATAAATAATAAAATAGTTTAGGAGATTTATTTGAAAAAGTATTTTGTTTTAATGATCATAATATGCAAATGTCTTATGCCTAATTCATTTGACAATATAATAAATGCTGCAGATTATGAAACTTATGAAAATATAGAATATTCTAATATTCCAAAAAAGCCTACTATATTTGATTATATAAATCATAAAAATCAATTATCTGATATTATAGAAAGAATAAACAAATATTTAGATAATAATGGAGATATTAATGCTGTAAATAAAAACGGCAACACTTTACTTATGGAAGCAGTATCTATAGGATACTATGATTTAGCTGATTATTTAGTAGACAAAAATGCTGATATATCTATAACAAATGCCAATGGAGAAAATGCTTTAATACTTTCTTCACATTATCCATATATAATGAATCTCCTTATAAATAATAATGCTGATATAAATATTGCTGACAATAACGGTAAGACAGCACTTCATTATGCTTGCGAGTATGGGGATTTATATTCAGTAAAACTTCTAATAAAAAACGGTGCTGATATTAATAAAAGAGATATATTAGGAAAAACTATCCTTATGTATGCTGTTGAAAATGAACATCTTTTATTAATAAAGTATTTAGTAGAGGATTTAAAAGTTGATATTAATGAAAAAGACGATTGGGGTCAGAATGCCATGTTTTATGCTACAAAAATAGATACGGCAAGATATCTCATTTATAATGACATGAATTACACCGATGTTAACTCAATAGGATTAAAGCCTTATGAAGTTATGAAATACAATGGCTATATAAATGTATCAAATTATCTGCAAAAGCTGGAAAAAAGAAGATAACTTATAAAAAATACCTTTAAGTATTTTTTTTATAAACCGAGAATATTTACAGTATATTGGAGTTTATATGAATATCAAGGTTATTTTACTATTTATTACTATAAATATGCTTCTTTTCCCTCAATATCTATCTTTAACTAATAATAATATATTAGTTAATATAGGAGAAGGTAGAGTTGATTATACTACATATACTATATATGCAGATGCCACAGCCGATTTTGTTACAGATACCCGCCTACACCCTGAAGCATTATTAATATTACAGCAGCAGGCCGAAGAAGAAACTATGAAAACACTCTACGATACATTGGGAAATATTCCTATAGACAGCGAAGATAATATATATAGCATAATAGAAGAAAATAGATTTTTAAAAGAAAAAGTAGTAAATTCCATAAATAATGCAAGATTAGTAGGTATATCATATCCTACAAGAACAAGTGTTAAAGTTCTTATGGCATTAGATATCATAACAAATAATCTTATGTCTGATTTAATAAATAATATAAATATGTACAAACCAGAACCTATAGTAACATATTTTGATGCCGGTGCAGATTATGATAGTCTTGTTATAGATGCAAGAAATATAGGTTTCGTGCCTTCATTATTTCCTACAGTATACGATGAAGATGGAAATGAAATATATAGTTTAGCATATATAAATAAATCTATAGCATCTACAAATGGATATATTACATATTCAACAAATTCTTTCCTTACAAATCAAAATATTACAAATACGCTAGGAAAAAAACCTTATAATATTGTAGCATGGAGAGCTAGAGGAAGACTCTCAAGTGATTTAGTTATAGGTAATGAAGATGCAAGTATCATTATGAGCAGCCCTAACCTAAAAAATGCGATAAAAAATTGTAAAGTTGTATTTATAATAAACTAATTTATTAAACTTTTATTATTCATTTTTTTTTGAAAACATGATATAGTATCTATTATATTTTTGGGATTATTTCTTATGAGTATTATAGAAAATTATATAGATGATATTTTTAAAAATCATCCGTATAAAGATGATATAAAAAAATATGTCAATAATGAAAATGACAGTATAAACTTTAATACCGAAGAAATAAAATTTGACATTTCTAATAATCATATAATATATTCAAATTTATTGGATCTATATATCAATGATAAGCAAAACGATAGTTTAATCAGATTATTCAAAGTTATATCCATGCAAAAAATAGAAAATATATATATTTTTGAAATACTTATCATCAATATGATATCCGGTATGAATATCAAAGAAGCATTGCTTAAATGCATATCTATGAAAAAGATTAATGATTGGAACAGAGATTATAAAAAATATTCATATAGTATAAATCCTATATCAAATGAAATAATGAATGCTAAAATTAATATACTTATATATTATTATTATGCTTCAAAATATTTCCCTAAAGAAACTGAGAAATACATAGAAAATATATGCTCATCAAATATAGATGACATCATAAAAGAATATGAAGATGATATATTAATAGCTTTAATGGCTTTAAGTATAAAGATATATTTTGGTGATTATAGTAAAATACCTGTTATATTGGAATATTCAAAAAAGGTAAATTATTTAGATTCTATACTTTCTCTTTTCATTATATTAAATATAGATGATAGTATATCAAAGAGATTTATAGAATTAATAGAAAATAATATGCTTAATGAAAATAAGGATTTATTTATAAATTTGGCGTATATGATGAAATTATTTTTCTTAACAAGAAAGAATTTCAGTGAAAAATTTGCAAATAAAAGTTTTGATGAATTCATACATGATCTTTCAGATTTTAATATACCGCAATATTTTATATTTCTTATAAAATATCTTGATACCAATTTATCAGTAAATTCAAATAAAGTATTTGAAGCAATAAAAACTTTATACAGCAAAGATAAAGAATCATTTTATAAACTCTATAATATATTAAAAAAAGTTGAAATACCTTATATTATAGAAATAAAAGCAGTACTAAACTGTGTGCTTTTGAATGCAAAAGATGATAAGGCAGATATTACTGTACTTGACAATAATATAGATTATTTTATAGAAAACATAAAAAAAGAATTAGAAAAAATATACGATATAAAATCTGATAATATATTTGAATTATTAGAAAATAAAACTATAAACAAATATGATTTATCTGTTAATATCAGCAAAGAATTAATATTTACAACAAAAATAATAGTTCTCATGTATGACTATAATGAAAAGTCTAGAAAAGTTGTCCGTGCTTTATTGAAATCATTACCATATAATTTAGCTATACCATTAATGATTAAAGACAGAAAAGAATTCTATAATATTAAATTAAAAGAGATATTAGATTACTTACAGGGATATGATTTAGACTTAAAAGACTTAATAATAACATATCTATACACCTACCCTATTTACATTTTCAGCACAAAATATATATTAAAGCTGGTTACTAAAAATGCTGATTATACAGTAGAAATGTTTCATGATAAAACATTTTTAAAAGCAGCCTCATATAAAAGTTATGCTCTAATAGATTTTTTAGAACTTCTATATAAAAAAGATAAAGCAGGATTCACAAATTATTCTGCTATTTGTTATGTACTGCATTTAAAAAATAAAGAAATTATCAAATGTGCTTTAAGTTTAATAGAAAAAGATGAATACAATTCCAGAGCTTATATTGAAAGCAGTATACATGCCTATAGAAAAGATATTCAGTTTGAATTAAAAAAAATAATAAAAAAATGGAATTGCAATAGAAAAGGATTTAAATTCAAAACTCTTGAAGATATTAATCAATATATAGATGATTACTATGATGATGATTATGAGAATTTAATAGATTTTGTAGATGAGAATTTAATATCTGATGTACTTCTTAGAAGCGATAAAAGTATAAAAATACCTGTAAAAGTTATGAAATATATATTGCTTGAATATATGCTTCTTGATGAGCCTTATAGAATAAAAGATATAGATAGAATGATAGATTTATTTGATATGGACTCTGTCAGAAGTACATTTGAAAAAATATATAAATATTGGTCTGATAATGGATGCGATGAAAATAAAAAAAATATTATCATACCATACTGTATTTATGCAGACTATAATCAAATAGTAAGTTTATACGACAGAATAGAATATTGGCATGATAATTTCAAATCATCTTTAGCGGCATATATAATACCTGCAATAGCTATGAACGGCGAAAAGTTTGCATTAATGATAATAAATAATATCATATACATGTCTAAAAATAAGGTATTAAGAAATGCAGCAATATCATCTTTTGAGAAGGCATCTGAGTGTTTGAATATACCTATTGATAATTTATTCGATAAAGTTATACCTAATTTAGGCTTTAATGTAGAGAGAAATAAAATAATAAATTACGGTAAGCAAAGTTTTACCCTTCAGCTTTTAAGCGATTCTTATTTAGAAGTAATAGACAATGAAAATCATAAGATAATAAAAGAACTTCCAGAACCTATAGAAGGAGATAATAAAACAAAAGCAGAAGAGGCAAAAAAAGATCTAGCTAATATAAGAAATTCACTTGAAGCTATTATAACATATCAAAAAGAAAAATTAAAAAAAGTTATGTTTAATGGCAGAAAATGGGATTATGAAACATTTTTTGAAGTATTTGTAGAAAATCCTGTAATGCAGTATTTCACATTGGCATTTGTTTGGGGTGTTTATGATGAAGACGGAAATTTGATAGACTGCTTCAGATATATGGAAGATGGTTCTTTAATTTCTATAGATGAAGATTTATATGAACTTCCTAAACAAATTAAATGCTATATAACTTTATATCATCCTATTGATTCAGATGAAGATACTTACAAAACTTGGTATTATCAATTGGAATTATATGAGATAGAGCAGCCTGTAGAACAGATTAAAATAAAAAAATATATATTAAAAGACAGCGATGTAGAAAATAATTCTATAATATCTTTTAAAGGACAAAAACTATCATTAGAATATATGGACAAATTATCTAAAGAATTAAATATAAAAACAGAATATTATAATGAATATGTATCTTACTATATGGTAGATAATGTTCTAAAAATAATATGCGAAATAGACTGCAGTATGTATGATGAAGATGTATTGATTGAAAGCATAAAATTTTATGAATTAGAAAAATATAATAAATTTGGCAGGATAATTTCTCCTTTTGATATAGAAAGAAGATTTATTAGCACAATGATTTATTATTTATCTTTAGGTTTTTATGATTAATAATTCTCTATCAGCAAACACTTATATAAAAACAAGAACTGCAATCAAAAATGATTTAAGACTTAATTATCAAACTAGAGTATGGCTTGATGTTATATCGCTGCCTGCAATAGAGCTTAAAGAAAAGATAGAAAAAGCAATGGAAGAAAATCCATTTTTAGAGTATGACTTTAATGATAATTATCCAAAATCTTCATCAAGAACATCAGAAAATGATATTAATTCTATAATAGAAAACACAATAGAAAATTCAAAAGAAAGCCTATTTTCTCATTTAAAAAGTCAAATAGATATTACTTTTAATGATAAAAAAGAAATAGAGCTGGCAGAACAAATATGCAGTTTTATAAATGAAGACGGATATTTAACTGTTGAAAGCGGAGAGATTTCCAATATATTAAATGCCGACATAAA
Proteins encoded:
- a CDS encoding Na/Pi cotransporter family protein, with product MLLTLSFYLVGGFGLFMYGLKVFSDGLQESTENALKDILHKVTQNKILGISLGFLITAIVQSSSAVTVMTVSFVNANLLTLSQAINIILGANIGTTVTGWIISLNIDVLALPSLGIGSIIVIFGSENRKLRFFGEILMGFGMIFYGLILMKTAFEGVRGSEDFEKVFLIANADTMYGRFLCVVIGMVVTAIIQSSSAALGVTISLASVGLIDYPTGVALILGQNIGTTITAVLATLGASTNAKRAALVHCLFNIFGVIYMFFLFPYYIKLVDIIVGFMNIGDPNLVVNNKYVNISFYIAAAHTMFNIINVIVFYFLTEKLEKIVCFIIKDKEDEKHVSVLSDKLLNMPVSAEIEVRKEVTYMGDIAKKMLARIEQLFDNPSERLLTKIRDHEKMLDNTDQEIHAFLLKLLGKNTLNSANIASLINISTYYENLGDNLKDLGKAIIKGNEKKTSFNETQKEDIIKMLHNNKDFIDYLAGLILEYYSLNKEKTYDEAMEKYHQIKGFYYEARERHYDNVDKSLIPALNAHLYGDVLVYFNRSIGNLVNIVEAITGKDK
- the gdhA gene encoding NADP-specific glutamate dehydrogenase translates to MNEQLEAIYNKIVKRNPGEVEFHQAVKEVLNTLEVVLKKKPHYVEQKIIERMCEPERQIMFRVPWMDDKGEIQVNRGFRVQFSSVIGPYKGGLRFHPSVYLGIIKFLSFEQIFKNALTGLPIGGGKGGSDFDPKGKSDNEVMRFCQSFMTELQRHIGYDIDVPAGDIGVGGREIGYLFGQYKRLKNRFEPGVLTGKGLGYGGSLVRTEATGYGLVYFTDLMLKTNGKNGFEGKKVVVSGSGNVAIYAMEKAAQLGAKVVACSDSNGVIYDENGINLDTVKRLKEVERKRIKEYASAHSSAKYLENGNIWDIACDIAMPCATQNELDAKSAETLVKNGCISVTEGANMPATPEAVEVFQKAGVLFAPGKATNAGGVATSALEMQQNASMDKWEFDYTDNKLKNIMTNIHNTCYQTAEEYGCKGDYLKGANIAGFVKVADIMIPYGLV
- a CDS encoding uracil-DNA glycosylase, giving the protein MNKIENYFLQQNKIKFSNVVCSQHNKKIVLRNPKKAKQAVKKEEKDIKNEGIELMKEIKNEDLKKIYSEVEKCMKCEALCNRRLNVVFGRGDEEPDIVFVGEAPGADEDKQGLPFVGRGGKLLDKWIERLNINKEKYYIMNALKCRPPENRDPLPEEKANCRDFFVTQLQILNPKIICALGRHGFGNLIDFDLKTPFGKARNKVHYYNNNGKDVPVIATYHPAYILRNQKEEDKVIADLEFMLSELDKVRNK
- a CDS encoding ankyrin repeat domain-containing protein translates to MPNSFDNIINAADYETYENIEYSNIPKKPTIFDYINHKNQLSDIIERINKYLDNNGDINAVNKNGNTLLMEAVSIGYYDLADYLVDKNADISITNANGENALILSSHYPYIMNLLINNNADINIADNNGKTALHYACEYGDLYSVKLLIKNGADINKRDILGKTILMYAVENEHLLLIKYLVEDLKVDINEKDDWGQNAMFYATKIDTARYLIYNDMNYTDVNSIGLKPYEVMKYNGYINVSNYLQKLEKRR
- a CDS encoding DUF4132 domain-containing protein, with amino-acid sequence MSIIENYIDDIFKNHPYKDDIKKYVNNENDSINFNTEEIKFDISNNHIIYSNLLDLYINDKQNDSLIRLFKVISMQKIENIYIFEILIINMISGMNIKEALLKCISMKKINDWNRDYKKYSYSINPISNEIMNAKINILIYYYYASKYFPKETEKYIENICSSNIDDIIKEYEDDILIALMALSIKIYFGDYSKIPVILEYSKKVNYLDSILSLFIILNIDDSISKRFIELIENNMLNENKDLFINLAYMMKLFFLTRKNFSEKFANKSFDEFIHDLSDFNIPQYFIFLIKYLDTNLSVNSNKVFEAIKTLYSKDKESFYKLYNILKKVEIPYIIEIKAVLNCVLLNAKDDKADITVLDNNIDYFIENIKKELEKIYDIKSDNIFELLENKTINKYDLSVNISKELIFTTKIIVLMYDYNEKSRKVVRALLKSLPYNLAIPLMIKDRKEFYNIKLKEILDYLQGYDLDLKDLIITYLYTYPIYIFSTKYILKLVTKNADYTVEMFHDKTFLKAASYKSYALIDFLELLYKKDKAGFTNYSAICYVLHLKNKEIIKCALSLIEKDEYNSRAYIESSIHAYRKDIQFELKKIIKKWNCNRKGFKFKTLEDINQYIDDYYDDDYENLIDFVDENLISDVLLRSDKSIKIPVKVMKYILLEYMLLDEPYRIKDIDRMIDLFDMDSVRSTFEKIYKYWSDNGCDENKKNIIIPYCIYADYNQIVSLYDRIEYWHDNFKSSLAAYIIPAIAMNGEKFALMIINNIIYMSKNKVLRNAAISSFEKASECLNIPIDNLFDKVIPNLGFNVERNKIINYGKQSFTLQLLSDSYLEVIDNENHKIIKELPEPIEGDNKTKAEEAKKDLANIRNSLEAIITYQKEKLKKVMFNGRKWDYETFFEVFVENPVMQYFTLAFVWGVYDEDGNLIDCFRYMEDGSLISIDEDLYELPKQIKCYITLYHPIDSDEDTYKTWYYQLELYEIEQPVEQIKIKKYILKDSDVENNSIISFKGQKLSLEYMDKLSKELNIKTEYYNEYVSYYMVDNVLKIICEIDCSMYDEDVLIESIKFYELEKYNKFGRIISPFDIERRFISTMIYYLSLGFYD